Proteins found in one Zea mays cultivar B73 chromosome 1, Zm-B73-REFERENCE-NAM-5.0, whole genome shotgun sequence genomic segment:
- the LOC100192470 gene encoding uncharacterized protein LOC100192470 precursor, which translates to MACGGRGGTGWSSLPADLLLSIFALLPADAHRVRFRAVCADWGAAAAAWRPRPWLVGSRTDRSGQGASEISSFWLAPSVALLPFAANVPSGLEYLSSSHGYLALSDPRISPKVILLLNPLTGRRVRLPPIGFFKKWLDLTTIVLSGDPATATEWAAVAVGFPTTCLAYYSSVTGAWTRLDFSVTGYAAVEHYRGRFYVAFKSSICICEVDGDAPAVIPLEHVDANGDAVVSDNDKLPGEGRRVVETHLVECDRQLLLVSVHDDVMYNSDDDMAGVDDGGIKIGSGFARAVEVHRVDWLGDRTVRLVRVVDLGWNSLFLGRNRAFALSRAEFPWYRARVNRIYLVDRGHPDGVVRVLGMERQRGRHLEILTIKPDDGRRESAGWARRGWFFPNY; encoded by the coding sequence GGTGGTCCTCTCTGCCGGCGGACCTGCTGCTCAGCATATTCGCCCTCCTCCCTGCCGACGCTCACCGCGTCCGTTTCCGCGCCGTCTGCGCGGActggggcgccgccgccgccgcgtggCGCCCGCGCCCTTGGCTCGTCGGCTCCCGCACCGACCGCTCCGGCCAGGGCGCCAGCGAAATTTCGTCATTCTGGCTCGCCCCCAGCGTCGCCCTCCTGCCCTTCGCCGCGAACGTGCCATCGGGGCTGGAGTACCTCTCCTCGTCCCACGGCTACCTCGCGCTCTCGGACCCGAGGATCAGCCCCAAGGTCATCCTCCTCCTCAACCCCTTGACAGGCAGGCGCGTCCGCCTCCCGCCCATCGGCTTCTTCAAGAAGTGGCTCGACTTGACCACCATCGTGCTGTCGGGCGACCCCGCCACGGCCACCGAGTGGGCCGCGGTGGCCGTCGGGTTCCCGACGACCTGCCTCGCGTACTACAGCTCCGTCACTGGGGCGTGGACGCGGCTCGATTTCAGCGTGACCGGCTACGCCGCTGTCGAGCACTACAGGGGGCGGTTCTATGTGGCCTTCAAGTCCTCGATCTGCATCTGCGAGGTCGACGGGGACGCGCCCGCGGTCATCCCACTCGAGCACGTCGACGCGAACGGCGACGCCGTCGTCTCGGACAACGACAAGCTCCCTGGCGAAGGGAGGCGCGTCGTCGAGACGCACCTGGTGGAGTGTGACCGCCAGCTGCTCCTCGTCTCGGTGCACGACGACGTCATGTACAACtcggacgacgacatggcgggcGTGGACGACGGGGGCATCAAGATCGGCAGCGGGTTCGCGCGTGCGGTGGAGGTGCACAGGGTGGATTGGCTCGGGGATAGGACGGTGCGGCTGGTGCGCGTGGTGGACCTCGGATGGAACAGTCTGTTCCTGGGGCGGAATCGCGCGTTCGCGCTCTCGCGGGCGGAGTTCCCCTGGTACCGCGCTCGCGTCAATCGCATCTACCTCGTCGACCGTGGCCACCCGGACGGGGTCGTCAGGGTGTTGGGCATGGAAAGACAGCGGGGGCGCCACCTGGAGATCTTGACCATCAAACCTGACGACGGCCGGCGAGAATCGGCCGGGTGGGCGCGCCGTGGATGGTTCTTCCCCAACTACTAG